A single genomic interval of Canis lupus dingo isolate Sandy chromosome 6, ASM325472v2, whole genome shotgun sequence harbors:
- the LRIF1 gene encoding ligand-dependent nuclear receptor-interacting factor 1 isoform X1, which translates to MSNHLQRVFLKPAEESSGNASQCVSGCMYQVVQTIGSDGKNLLQLLPIPNSSGNLIPLVQSSVMSDALKGNTGSPVQVTIQTQISSSSTSASVQLPIFQPASSSNYFLTRTVDTAEKVRVTSVGTESFTSSVSKVQSHGVKIDGLTMQTFAVSPSSTQNDSPYILVNTQSLPMTVKSPVLPSGHHLQIPAHAEVKSVPASSLPPSVQQKILATATTSTSGTVEASQIPTVIYVSPVNTVKNVVTKNFQNIYPKPVTEIAKPVILNTQIPMNVAKETQLKGGQHSQAAPVKWIFQENLQPCTPSLVPVKSSNNVASKILKTFVDRKSLGDNINMPSLSTVSPSGTQSKSMPIKDNALVMFNGKVYLLAKKGTDVLPSQIDQQNSVSPDIPPRNDTSQIVSSSAVTEISREVVNIVLAKSKSYQMETKSLSNIQPASMINLRAEKNKKVEKPSLSTPNPHNMNQSINYLKQSKTLFTKPDFPDGFSTVQNAPRKGNTIQSREKISSSVDATTLTSQQCVFRDQEPKIQNEMASTFKKVTQERNDKNHSQGGSNKASYLKNDAEFKKIFGLTKDLRVCLTRIPDNLGSGEGFDSFSKSDTYKETELIVKEEKKKQGFDKKRKAKAVKKMDHTKKRKTESVHNTAVNGGNNVTMSQLVSSILPASDVSRHNILTGHNKTREEKRTEVEHYTPENQEKGTLSSNAAFEQSHSFNKNYTEDIFPIMPPELEETIRDEKIRRLKQVLREKEAALEEMRKKMHQK; encoded by the exons TGTTTCAGGCTGCATGTACCAAGTAGTTCAGACGATTGGCTCGGATGGAAAAAATCTTCTGCAATTACTTCCAATTCCTAATTCTTCTGGAAATCTTATACCGCTAGTTCAATCTTCAGTCATGTCTGATGCTTTGAAAGGGAATACAGGAAGCCCAGTTCAAGTTACTATTCAGACTCAGATTTCCAGCTCTTCCACAAGTGCATCAGTTCAATTGCCCATTTTTCAGCCAGCCAGTTCTTCAAACTATTTTCTTACAAGAACAGTAGATACAGCAGAAAAAGTTAGAGTTACTTCTGTGGGAACTGAAAGTTTTACCTCATCAGTTTCTAAAGTTCAGAGTCATGGTGTGAAAATTGATGGACTCACCATGCAAACATttgctgtttctccctcctcaACACAAAATGATTCACCTTATATTTTAGTAAATACTCAGAGTCTTCCAATGACTGTGAAGTCTCCAGTTTTGCCTTCTGGGCATCATTTACAGATTCCTGCCCATGCTGAAGTGAAATCTGTACCAGCGTCTTCATTGCCTCCTTCAGTTCAGCAAAAGATACTTGCAACTGCAACCACAAGTACCTCAGGAACAGTTGAGGCCTCCCAAATACCAACTGTTATTTACGTATCTCCTGTAAACACAGTGAAAAATGTAGTTACCAAGAACTTTCAAAACATTTACCCAAAACCTGTTACAGAAATAGCAAAGCCAGTGATACTAAATACACAAATTCCAATGAATGTTGCTAAAGAGACACAATTAAAAGGTGGTCAGCATTCTCAAGCTGCTCCTGTGAAATGGATTTTTCAAGAAAATCTACAGCCTTGCACTCCATCTCTTGTTCCTGTTAAGTCTTCAAATAATGTGgcttcaaagattttaaaaacttttgtagaTAGGAAAAGTTTGGGAGATAATATAAATATGCCATCATTGAGTACTGTGAGTCCTAGTGGGACACAATCCAAAAGTATGCCTATTAAAGATAATGCTTTGGTTATGTTTAATGGGAAAGTCTATCTATTGGCTAAAAAGGGGACAGATGTTTTGCCATCACAAATTGACCAACAGAATTCTGTTTCTCCTGATATTCCACCAAGAAATGATACATCACAAATAGTGAGTTCAAGTGCAGTGACAGAAATATCCAGAGAGGTTGTAAATATTGTTTTGGCTAAAAGTAAATCTTACCAGATGGAGACAAAGTCACTCTCAAATATTCAGCCTGCTTCCATGATCAATCTAAGggcagagaagaataaaaaagtgGAGAAACCATCTCTTTCTACCCCAAACCCACATAATATGAATCAATCCATTAACTACTTAAAACAGAGTAAGACTTTATTCACAAAGCCAGACTTTCCAGATGGATTTAGTACAGTACAAAATGCCCCCAGAAAAGGAAATACCATccagagcagagagaaaataagttCCTCTGTTGATGCAACAACTCTTACTTCACAACAGTGTGTTTTCAGAGACCAAGAACCAAAG ATCCAGAATGAGATGGCATCAACATTCAAAAAAGTTActcaagaaagaaatgacaagaacCATTCCCAAGGAGGAAGCAATAAGGCATCATATCTGAAGAATGatgctgaatttaaaaagatatttggtCTCACTAAAGATTTGAGAGTGTGCCTTACTCGGATTCCTGATAATTTGGGCTCTGGAGAAGGTTTTGACTCCTTTAGCAAGAGTGATACTTACAAAGAGACAGAGTTGATagtgaaggaggaaaagaaaaaacag GGTtttgataagaaaagaaaagcaaaagccgTTAAGAAGATGGATcacacaaagaagagaaaaacagagagtgTTCATAACACAGCTGTAAATGGAGGAAATAATGTCACCATGTCCCAACTTGTCAGCAGTATTTTACCAGCTTCAGATGTATCACGTCATAACATTCTCACAGGCCACAACAaaaccagagaagaaaagagaactgagGTTGAACACTATACCCCAGAGAACCAGGAAAAAGGCACATTGAGTTCAAATGCAGCTTTTGAACAAAGTCattcctttaataaaaattatacgGAAGATATTTTTCCCATAATGCCACCAGAGTTAGAAGAAACCATTcgagatgaaaaaataagaagactTAAGCAGGTgctgagagagaaggaagcagctCTTGAAGAAATGCGTAAGAAgatgcaccaaaaataa
- the LRIF1 gene encoding ligand-dependent nuclear receptor-interacting factor 1 isoform X2, with amino-acid sequence MYQVVQTIGSDGKNLLQLLPIPNSSGNLIPLVQSSVMSDALKGNTGSPVQVTIQTQISSSSTSASVQLPIFQPASSSNYFLTRTVDTAEKVRVTSVGTESFTSSVSKVQSHGVKIDGLTMQTFAVSPSSTQNDSPYILVNTQSLPMTVKSPVLPSGHHLQIPAHAEVKSVPASSLPPSVQQKILATATTSTSGTVEASQIPTVIYVSPVNTVKNVVTKNFQNIYPKPVTEIAKPVILNTQIPMNVAKETQLKGGQHSQAAPVKWIFQENLQPCTPSLVPVKSSNNVASKILKTFVDRKSLGDNINMPSLSTVSPSGTQSKSMPIKDNALVMFNGKVYLLAKKGTDVLPSQIDQQNSVSPDIPPRNDTSQIVSSSAVTEISREVVNIVLAKSKSYQMETKSLSNIQPASMINLRAEKNKKVEKPSLSTPNPHNMNQSINYLKQSKTLFTKPDFPDGFSTVQNAPRKGNTIQSREKISSSVDATTLTSQQCVFRDQEPKIQNEMASTFKKVTQERNDKNHSQGGSNKASYLKNDAEFKKIFGLTKDLRVCLTRIPDNLGSGEGFDSFSKSDTYKETELIVKEEKKKQGFDKKRKAKAVKKMDHTKKRKTESVHNTAVNGGNNVTMSQLVSSILPASDVSRHNILTGHNKTREEKRTEVEHYTPENQEKGTLSSNAAFEQSHSFNKNYTEDIFPIMPPELEETIRDEKIRRLKQVLREKEAALEEMRKKMHQK; translated from the exons ATGTACCAAGTAGTTCAGACGATTGGCTCGGATGGAAAAAATCTTCTGCAATTACTTCCAATTCCTAATTCTTCTGGAAATCTTATACCGCTAGTTCAATCTTCAGTCATGTCTGATGCTTTGAAAGGGAATACAGGAAGCCCAGTTCAAGTTACTATTCAGACTCAGATTTCCAGCTCTTCCACAAGTGCATCAGTTCAATTGCCCATTTTTCAGCCAGCCAGTTCTTCAAACTATTTTCTTACAAGAACAGTAGATACAGCAGAAAAAGTTAGAGTTACTTCTGTGGGAACTGAAAGTTTTACCTCATCAGTTTCTAAAGTTCAGAGTCATGGTGTGAAAATTGATGGACTCACCATGCAAACATttgctgtttctccctcctcaACACAAAATGATTCACCTTATATTTTAGTAAATACTCAGAGTCTTCCAATGACTGTGAAGTCTCCAGTTTTGCCTTCTGGGCATCATTTACAGATTCCTGCCCATGCTGAAGTGAAATCTGTACCAGCGTCTTCATTGCCTCCTTCAGTTCAGCAAAAGATACTTGCAACTGCAACCACAAGTACCTCAGGAACAGTTGAGGCCTCCCAAATACCAACTGTTATTTACGTATCTCCTGTAAACACAGTGAAAAATGTAGTTACCAAGAACTTTCAAAACATTTACCCAAAACCTGTTACAGAAATAGCAAAGCCAGTGATACTAAATACACAAATTCCAATGAATGTTGCTAAAGAGACACAATTAAAAGGTGGTCAGCATTCTCAAGCTGCTCCTGTGAAATGGATTTTTCAAGAAAATCTACAGCCTTGCACTCCATCTCTTGTTCCTGTTAAGTCTTCAAATAATGTGgcttcaaagattttaaaaacttttgtagaTAGGAAAAGTTTGGGAGATAATATAAATATGCCATCATTGAGTACTGTGAGTCCTAGTGGGACACAATCCAAAAGTATGCCTATTAAAGATAATGCTTTGGTTATGTTTAATGGGAAAGTCTATCTATTGGCTAAAAAGGGGACAGATGTTTTGCCATCACAAATTGACCAACAGAATTCTGTTTCTCCTGATATTCCACCAAGAAATGATACATCACAAATAGTGAGTTCAAGTGCAGTGACAGAAATATCCAGAGAGGTTGTAAATATTGTTTTGGCTAAAAGTAAATCTTACCAGATGGAGACAAAGTCACTCTCAAATATTCAGCCTGCTTCCATGATCAATCTAAGggcagagaagaataaaaaagtgGAGAAACCATCTCTTTCTACCCCAAACCCACATAATATGAATCAATCCATTAACTACTTAAAACAGAGTAAGACTTTATTCACAAAGCCAGACTTTCCAGATGGATTTAGTACAGTACAAAATGCCCCCAGAAAAGGAAATACCATccagagcagagagaaaataagttCCTCTGTTGATGCAACAACTCTTACTTCACAACAGTGTGTTTTCAGAGACCAAGAACCAAAG ATCCAGAATGAGATGGCATCAACATTCAAAAAAGTTActcaagaaagaaatgacaagaacCATTCCCAAGGAGGAAGCAATAAGGCATCATATCTGAAGAATGatgctgaatttaaaaagatatttggtCTCACTAAAGATTTGAGAGTGTGCCTTACTCGGATTCCTGATAATTTGGGCTCTGGAGAAGGTTTTGACTCCTTTAGCAAGAGTGATACTTACAAAGAGACAGAGTTGATagtgaaggaggaaaagaaaaaacag GGTtttgataagaaaagaaaagcaaaagccgTTAAGAAGATGGATcacacaaagaagagaaaaacagagagtgTTCATAACACAGCTGTAAATGGAGGAAATAATGTCACCATGTCCCAACTTGTCAGCAGTATTTTACCAGCTTCAGATGTATCACGTCATAACATTCTCACAGGCCACAACAaaaccagagaagaaaagagaactgagGTTGAACACTATACCCCAGAGAACCAGGAAAAAGGCACATTGAGTTCAAATGCAGCTTTTGAACAAAGTCattcctttaataaaaattatacgGAAGATATTTTTCCCATAATGCCACCAGAGTTAGAAGAAACCATTcgagatgaaaaaataagaagactTAAGCAGGTgctgagagagaaggaagcagctCTTGAAGAAATGCGTAAGAAgatgcaccaaaaataa